From the Jatrophihabitans sp. genome, one window contains:
- the lnt gene encoding apolipoprotein N-acyltransferase, with product MIYRLLLAAGSGLLGAAAFPKVGIWPLAFLSVAGLSIAVSGQRSRRGALLGLVYGAGLFLPMLHWTATYVGAVPWLVLVFSQTWFLILLGAALPVVQRVRFGTVLTAALWVAQEALRGRLPFGGFPWGRWAFSQAQSPLKWFAALGGAPLVTFAVALIGALLAAAVLGDRHKVSDTGLARRELSDPDLARRAGQLAAAVLVVLVGGSLAYPLRPADPPAPGAQPGPDGAGRSVTVAAVQGNVPDRGLEFNARRRQVLDNHVAQTLKLAADVKAGRSPRPSLVLWPENASDIDPTTNPDAAAVIQRAVDAVGVPILVGALIDGPGPTHVTNAGIVWMPSDSAAPGPGQRYVKRHPVPYGEYIPLRSLARAVSDKVDLVSRDMVAGSGDGLLTQTPFPVGDVICFEIAYDSLVTSSVRAGAQLLVVQTNNATFGHSAETYQQLEMSRLRAVEHGRTVVQVATSGKSAIIGADGRMLAASGPLFTADVLVRTVPLSRSTTLATRTGAAAEWTLVALGLLGLVVGGWLNRRLARRIRGGAPAARSGRQERGTGDRGREQVGSRAGGATSDAGDHPHL from the coding sequence GTGATCTACCGACTGCTGCTGGCCGCCGGGTCCGGCCTGCTGGGCGCCGCGGCTTTTCCGAAGGTCGGGATCTGGCCGCTGGCGTTCCTGTCGGTGGCCGGCCTGTCGATCGCGGTGTCGGGTCAGCGCTCGCGCCGCGGGGCGCTGCTCGGCCTGGTCTACGGGGCCGGACTGTTCCTGCCGATGCTGCACTGGACGGCGACCTATGTCGGCGCGGTGCCATGGCTGGTGCTGGTGTTCTCCCAGACCTGGTTCCTGATACTGCTCGGCGCGGCGCTGCCGGTGGTCCAGCGAGTGCGGTTCGGCACCGTGCTCACCGCTGCCCTGTGGGTGGCGCAGGAGGCGCTGCGCGGCCGGCTGCCCTTCGGCGGCTTCCCCTGGGGCCGCTGGGCGTTCAGCCAGGCCCAGTCACCGCTGAAATGGTTCGCCGCGCTGGGCGGCGCGCCGCTGGTGACCTTCGCGGTGGCGCTGATCGGCGCGCTGCTGGCGGCCGCGGTGCTGGGCGATCGACACAAGGTGTCCGACACCGGCCTCGCGCGGCGCGAGCTGTCAGACCCCGACCTCGCGCGGCGCGCCGGCCAGCTGGCGGCCGCCGTCCTGGTGGTGCTGGTCGGCGGATCGCTGGCCTACCCGCTGCGCCCGGCCGATCCGCCCGCCCCGGGCGCCCAACCCGGTCCGGACGGGGCCGGCCGCAGCGTCACGGTGGCCGCCGTCCAGGGCAATGTGCCGGACCGGGGGTTGGAGTTCAACGCCCGCCGGCGCCAGGTGCTGGACAACCATGTCGCCCAGACCCTCAAGCTCGCGGCCGACGTCAAGGCCGGCCGGTCGCCCCGGCCGAGCCTGGTGCTGTGGCCCGAGAACGCCTCTGACATCGATCCGACGACCAACCCCGACGCCGCGGCGGTGATCCAGCGCGCGGTGGACGCGGTCGGCGTGCCGATCCTGGTCGGCGCCCTGATCGACGGCCCCGGGCCCACCCACGTCACCAACGCCGGCATCGTCTGGATGCCGTCGGACTCGGCCGCGCCGGGACCCGGCCAGCGGTACGTGAAGCGGCACCCGGTGCCGTACGGGGAGTACATCCCGCTGCGGTCGCTGGCCCGCGCCGTCAGCGACAAGGTCGACCTGGTGAGCCGGGACATGGTGGCCGGGTCCGGCGACGGCCTGCTGACCCAGACCCCGTTCCCGGTCGGTGACGTGATCTGCTTCGAGATCGCCTATGACTCGCTGGTGACCTCCTCGGTGCGGGCCGGCGCCCAGCTGCTGGTGGTGCAGACCAACAACGCCACCTTCGGCCACAGCGCCGAGACCTACCAGCAGCTGGAGATGAGCCGGCTGCGTGCCGTCGAGCACGGCCGCACGGTCGTGCAGGTGGCGACCAGCGGCAAGTCGGCGATCATCGGGGCCGACGGGCGGATGCTGGCCGCGTCCGGGCCGCTGTTCACCGCCGATGTGCTGGTCCGGACGGTGCCGCTGTCCCGTTCGACTACGCTGGCCACTCGGACCGGCGCGGCTGCCGAGTGGACTCTGGTCGCCCTGGGCCTGCTCGGACTGGTGGTCGGCGGCTGGCTGAACCGGCGGCTGGCACGCCGGATCCGCGGTGGCGCCCCGGCGGCACGATCGGGACGACAGGAGAGGGGTACGGGTGACCGAGGCCGCGAGCAGGTCGGCAGCAGGGCCGGGGGAGCGACTTCGGACGCTGGTGATCATCCCCACCTATAA
- a CDS encoding polyprenol monophosphomannose synthase — MIIPTYNERENLPPIVDRVRAAVPEADILVVDDGSPDGTGAVADEIAANDAQIQVLHRDQKAGLGAAYVAGFRLGLAAGYDVLVEMDADGSHAPEQLPRLLAAIGHSDLVLGSRWVPGGQVLNWPRSRELLSRGGNLYTRLALGIDLHDATGGYRAYRRSVLQTIDLSSIASEGYCFQVDLAWRAVQAGFRVTEVPITFAERERGESKMSGNIVREALLRVTEWGAAHRVAQLRRLVGRTRESVGSRSD; from the coding sequence GTGATCATCCCCACCTATAACGAACGCGAGAACCTGCCGCCGATCGTGGACCGGGTGCGGGCCGCGGTGCCCGAGGCAGACATCCTGGTCGTCGATGACGGCAGCCCGGACGGCACCGGCGCCGTGGCTGACGAGATCGCCGCGAACGACGCCCAGATCCAGGTGCTGCACCGCGACCAGAAGGCCGGGCTGGGAGCGGCCTACGTGGCCGGCTTCCGGCTCGGGCTGGCTGCCGGCTATGACGTCCTGGTCGAGATGGACGCCGACGGCTCGCACGCGCCGGAGCAGCTGCCCCGGCTGCTGGCCGCCATCGGACACTCGGACCTGGTGCTGGGCTCGCGGTGGGTGCCCGGCGGCCAGGTGCTGAACTGGCCCCGGTCACGGGAGCTGCTCTCCCGCGGCGGCAACCTCTACACCCGGTTGGCGCTCGGCATCGACCTGCACGACGCCACCGGCGGATACCGGGCCTACCGGCGTTCGGTGTTGCAGACGATCGACCTGTCCTCGATCGCCTCGGAGGGTTACTGCTTTCAGGTCGACCTTGCCTGGCGTGCCGTGCAGGCAGGGTTCCGGGTAACCGAGGTTCCGATCACCTTCGCCGAGCGTGAGCGCGGCGAGTCGAAGATGAGCGGGAACATCGTCCGGGAGGCGTTGCTGCGGGTCACCGAGTGGGGTGCCGCGCACCGGGTCGCTCAGCTGCGCAGGCTGGTGGGCAGGACCCGGGAGTCCGTCGGCAGCCGGTCCGACTGA
- a CDS encoding RNA polymerase-binding protein RbpA: MADRVLRGSRLGAISYETEYAAEPAPRQHIKFKCERDHEFSVPFAHDAELPATWECRLDGTTAKAVDLPEPEPKKVKAPRTHWDMLIERRTIADLEEVLAERLDVLRARRGGSGAKSPKTA; encoded by the coding sequence ATGGCCGATCGTGTACTCCGGGGCAGCCGCCTCGGCGCTATCAGTTACGAAACCGAATACGCCGCCGAACCGGCGCCGCGTCAGCACATCAAGTTCAAGTGCGAACGCGATCACGAGTTCAGCGTTCCTTTTGCTCACGATGCCGAACTGCCCGCGACCTGGGAATGCCGCCTCGACGGCACTACCGCCAAGGCCGTGGACCTGCCGGAACCGGAGCCCAAGAAGGTCAAGGCCCCGCGTACCCACTGGGACATGCTGATCGAGCGGCGCACCATCGCCGACCTCGAAGAGGTGCTCGCCGAGCGCTTGGACGTGCTGCGTGCCCGCCGTGGCGGCTCTGGCGCGAAATCCCCCAAGACCGCCTGA